A genomic stretch from Pseudoliparis swirei isolate HS2019 ecotype Mariana Trench chromosome 18, NWPU_hadal_v1, whole genome shotgun sequence includes:
- the LOC130209013 gene encoding probable nuclear hormone receptor HR38 — protein sequence MPCVQTQYASLLHDNYFSSEFLNPDLSAKLVMDISGQNDQLSTSSLPSINTLVGNGYVGEFDAYSCKITTSPPTSTVSFSHAAVAESSCPQMQSQPFKLDDLQVYGCYPGAFALSCLDETLSSCGSDYYGSPVYAAASPPRSGFQAQSAPVWDSPFSPYPSAPPSSMGDKCAMAQQLSFFTFGSPASEQHSPLGQHQDAQPGHDDHFFLPTQQHVSPHHCPPMSLEHGPLESPRIVEGAMTSPKTHNSGSSEGRCAVCGDNASCQHYGVRTCEGCKGFFKRTVQKNAKYVCLGNKDCPVDKRRRNRCQFCRFQKCLSVGMVKEVVRTDGLKGRRGRLPSKPKTVAEASSTTPSVNIVASLVRAHLDSNPTIGKLDYSKYQETVVNLKEKEEAGDIQQFYDLLTGALDVIRNWAETIPGFTDFCTEDQELLLESAFVELFILRLAYRSNPEKDKLIFCNGLVLHRLQCIHSFGDWIDSIMDFSQSLHRMNLDVSLFSCLAALVIITDRHGLKEPKRVEDFQTHLITCLREHMSGNGSETSRTQPNYLSRLLGKLPELRTLCTQGLQRIFYLKLEDLVPPPPIVEKIFMDTLPF from the exons ATGCCCTGCGTACAAACCCAGTATGCATCCCTGCTGCATGACAACTACTTCAGCTCTGAGTTCTTAAATCCTGACCTTAGTGCCAAACTGGTGATGGACATCAGTGGACAAAATGACCAGCTGTCTACATCTTCGTTGCCCAGCATCAACACCTTAGTGGGAAATGGCTATGTCGGGGAGTTTGATGCTTATTCCTGCAAGATTACCACCTCCCCTCCCACCTCTACAGTTTCATTCAGCCACGCCGCGGTAGCTGAAAGCTCCTGCCCTCAGATGCAAAGCCAACCTTTCAAGCTGGATGATCTTCAGGTGTATGGCTGTTACCCAGGTGCCTTTGCGCTGAGCTGCCTTGATGAAACACTATCGTCATGTGGCTCTGACTACTATGGCAGCCCAGTTTATGCCGCTGCTTCCCCTCCAAGATCAGGCTTTCAGGCCCAGTCAGCACCTGTGTGGGATTCCCCTTTCAGTCCCTACCCCTCAGCCCCCCCATCCTCCATGGGTGATAAGTGTGCCATGGCCCAGCAGCTCTCCTTTTTCACTTTTGGCAGCCCCGCATCAGAGCAGCATTCTCCCCTAGGGCAGCATCAGGATGCTCAGCCAGGCCATGATGACCATTTCTTCCTGCCTACTCAGCAGCATGTCTCTCCACATCATTGTCCACCCATGTCCCTGGAGCACGGACCCCTGGAAAGCCCTAGGATAGTAGAGGGGGCCATGACATCTCCTAAAACCCACAACTCCGGATCCAGTGAGGGCCGCTGTGCAGTTTGTGGTGACAATGCATCCTGTCAGCACTATGGAGTCCGCACCTGTGAGGGCTGCAAAGGTTTCTTCAAG cgaactgtacagAAAAATGCAAAGTATGTGTGCCTCGGCAATAAAGACTGTCCTGTggataagaggaggaggaaccgcTGCCAGTTCTGCCGTTTCCAGAAATGTCTGAGTGTGGGAATGGTAAAAGAAG tTGTTCGCACAGACGGCCTAAAAGGTCGCCGGGGTCGTCTGCCCTCCAAACCCAAGACTGTGGCCGAGGCTTCATCCACAACCCCGAGTGTCAACATCGTAGCCTCTCTTGTCAGGGCTCATCTAGACTCAAACCCAACCATTGGAAAGCTTGACTACTCCAAG TACCAGGAGACTGTGGTCAAcctgaaagaaaaggaggaagccGGTGATATCCAGCAGTTTTATGACTTGCTGACTGGTGCTTTGGATGTAATAAGAAACTGGGCTGAAACCATCCCAGGATTTACAGATTTCTGCACAGAGGACCAGGAGCTGCTCCTTGAATCAGCTTTTGTTGAGCTCTTCATTCTGCGACTTGCATACAG GTCAAATCCAGAGAAGGACAAGCTGATCTTCTGTAACGGTTTGGTCCTCCACCGACTGCAGTGCATTCACAGTTTTGGTGACTGGATTGACTCCATTATGGATTTCTCTCAGAGCCTTCACCGCATGAACTTAGATGTCTCCTTGTTTTCCTGTCTTGCAGCGTTAGTTATTATCACTG ATCGCCATGGCCTTAAAGAGCCCAAACGGGTCGAGGACTTTCAGACTCATCTCATCACATGTTTAAGGGAACATATGAGCGGAAACGGCTCAGAAACGAGTCGGACCCAGCCCAACTATCTTTCTCGTCTTCTTGGCAAACTCCCTGAACTGAGGACCCTGTGCACACAGGGCCTACAGCGCATCTTCTACCTGAAACTGGAGGACCTGGTCCCTCCTCCACCAATAGTGGAAAAGATCTTCATGGATACTCTGCCATTCTGA